The genomic region ATGTTGCTACGTTGCTTCTGCATCTTGCCGGGTTTCAGGTAGACGGACACGCAGCAGTTGATGCTCTTGATGTCAAAGTGTTTGTCGTAGAGGTTCTCGGCCGCCAGGACGCGGACGCGCAGGCGGGAGGTACCGGCGTCGTAATGGGCGCTGATGCGAACACTGCCGCCCTTGTGGAGGTTGACCGTGTGCTCGCGCTGTGAGCTGTGCTCCGGAGCCGGCGCACCTCCGTGGTGGAAGGACGGGATGTGCAGCCGGCGCTGGACGCAGGGGCTGGGCTCGGCCGAGCTGCACTCGTCGGTGGAGAGGGAGCTGTGGCGAGCGAAGGAGCGCTTGGCTTTCGCCACCTTGGCCTGGGTCTCGTGCGAGAAGATCTTGAGCAGCGAGGCCGAGCGAGATAGTAGCGGCGAGCTGAAGGGCGACGACTCGGCCGAGGAGCAGGTGTCGCTCTCGCCGCCGCTGAAGTAGCGGTACGGGTTCATGTGGGAGGAGTTGAAGTCGGCCGGGTTCAGGTGGTTGCCGGCTCCGCCCCCGGCTCCGTCGCCCTTGCCCGGGGTCTTCCTCTGGCTGTTGGGGGAGGTCATGGGACTGGTGATGTCACAGTGGAAGAGCGATTCCTTGCGACGAGTGTGGGGGCTCTCCTTCAAGGTGGTGAAGCCGTAAGAGGTTTGGGTCTTGGGCACGTAGGGGAGAGACATGGCGGTCTGCGACTGGGGGTCAGCGTTGGTGTCCccggcgatgacgtcatcggcgCTCTCGATCTGAATGATGTGGCGGTTGGCCGCCTTCAGGAGGTTCTTTGTGTCTCCCACCATTTTGACCACCAGACGGGGACTTTTGGGGCCGCTGATCTTCCTCCCGCCGCTAATGATTTGCTCCGACGTGGAAGGCTGCAGGGCCTCCTTCGGCTTCACCGTCTCAGGTTCGGGAGGACAGCTGACTAACTTGGGCGGGATGAAGAAGTCCGGGATCTTGTCTGGCGTGAGGACGTTAGAGTAGGGCGTCGCCGCACCTTTATTGTCATCGTTCTCCCCGTGCCGCAGCACGCCAGTTTCCACCGAGCCGCGGATCTTATCCAAAACCCACATGGTGCCCCACCTCCCGGACGGCGGGCCGTGTGGGCGTGAGCAGCAGTGCAATGAGCTGGAGCTGCAGCTAATAAAACACAAGGGGTTGTAAATCACGAGTCTACTGGGAGCACTGACAAAAATAACATTGGTTTTGTAGCTTTTCGCCTGCGGCACTTGAAAGGCGACCAATCACTTTTACAGGTAACA from Syngnathus scovelli strain Florida chromosome 10, RoL_Ssco_1.2, whole genome shotgun sequence harbors:
- the LOC125972351 gene encoding C2 calcium-dependent domain-containing protein 4C; translation: MWVLDKIRGSVETGVLRHGENDDNKGAATPYSNVLTPDKIPDFFIPPKLVSCPPEPETVKPKEALQPSTSEQIISGGRKISGPKSPRLVVKMVGDTKNLLKAANRHIIQIESADDVIAGDTNADPQSQTAMSLPYVPKTQTSYGFTTLKESPHTRRKESLFHCDITSPMTSPNSQRKTPGKGDGAGGGAGNHLNPADFNSSHMNPYRYFSGGESDTCSSAESSPFSSPLLSRSASLLKIFSHETQAKVAKAKRSFARHSSLSTDECSSAEPSPCVQRRLHIPSFHHGGAPAPEHSSQREHTVNLHKGGSVRISAHYDAGTSRLRVRVLAAENLYDKHFDIKSINCCVSVYLKPGKMQKQRSNIIKNSRNPVFNEDFFFDDVGPLQVKNLSLKLKVVNKGTSLKRNTLLGEREVLLSKLLSGV